The following proteins come from a genomic window of Pyxidicoccus sp. MSG2:
- a CDS encoding GNAT family N-acetyltransferase, which yields MERSYRGYTLRRALGGELPALPDVEHLAAQQFRHSSQPYAAGLPVQSLEQLQEHQQQGGVWVAVTKEGTVAAFAICKPVDGALFIVEADVHPAHARQGLGAALFGLLGEWARAEAWPALLLTTFRDVPWNAPYYERLGFRVLQEDEQGPGLRTIRAQETQFGLPPESRVCMRLELDAPPAPPGG from the coding sequence ATGGAGCGCAGCTACCGCGGCTACACCTTGAGACGCGCCCTCGGTGGGGAGCTACCGGCGCTACCGGACGTCGAACACCTCGCGGCACAACAGTTCCGCCACTCGTCGCAGCCGTATGCGGCGGGACTCCCGGTGCAGTCGCTCGAGCAACTCCAGGAGCACCAGCAACAGGGTGGCGTCTGGGTGGCCGTGACGAAGGAGGGAACCGTCGCGGCCTTCGCCATCTGCAAGCCGGTGGACGGCGCCCTCTTCATCGTCGAGGCGGACGTGCACCCGGCCCATGCGCGGCAGGGGCTGGGCGCCGCCCTCTTCGGACTCCTGGGAGAGTGGGCCCGGGCAGAAGCCTGGCCGGCGCTGCTTCTCACCACCTTCCGGGACGTCCCATGGAATGCCCCCTACTACGAGCGTCTCGGCTTCCGCGTGCTCCAGGAGGACGAGCAGGGTCCTGGGCTGCGCACCATCCGCGCCCAGGAAACGCAGTTCGGCCTTCCCCCCGAGAGCCGCGTCTGCATGAGGCTTGAGCTCGACGCGCCACCTGCGCCGCCGGGCGGGTGA
- a CDS encoding RICIN domain-containing protein → MHSPRWLLLAALAFACAASAASPVPTYQTQTLEGWTVRIDDRLLAAANKPLTDKALVLLAAQLKEVVRIVPAGPVAQLRKVTLWLSPPYPDAPEVAQYHAGETLLRQGGRNPAMLKSIEFSNVLIFEKETRRMPVFVLHELAHAYHDHVLGEHAGITAAYARAIANRSYDCVERRRGPDQPATFERAYAMLDDWEFFAETSEALFGRNDFYPFTREDLGKHDPGMLALLQQVWQLPTPTTPTPPTTPIPPPVSAAFDARCYYRLTTLWQGEGMSLDILYDSKANNVPILARTGKYTGQMWKLTPEANGFYRLTTQWRGTSLSLANTAGNRPLLVKSAAVPEQRWKLIPEPNGIYRLTTQAQGDALSLDIVNDSKANNIPILAKTGCNDSGQLWKVTSERPPEEAEDSP, encoded by the coding sequence ATGCACTCTCCAAGATGGCTCCTCCTGGCCGCCCTGGCATTCGCTTGCGCCGCCTCCGCGGCCAGCCCCGTTCCCACCTACCAGACCCAGACCCTCGAGGGCTGGACGGTTCGCATCGATGACCGCCTGCTGGCAGCGGCGAACAAGCCCCTGACGGACAAGGCCCTGGTGCTCCTGGCGGCGCAGCTCAAGGAGGTCGTCCGGATCGTCCCCGCGGGCCCCGTGGCTCAGCTGCGCAAGGTGACGCTGTGGCTGTCGCCGCCCTATCCCGACGCGCCGGAGGTGGCTCAGTACCATGCTGGCGAAACCTTGCTGCGCCAGGGGGGGCGCAACCCGGCGATGCTGAAGAGCATCGAGTTCTCGAACGTCCTCATCTTCGAGAAGGAAACCAGGCGGATGCCCGTGTTCGTGCTCCATGAGCTCGCCCACGCCTATCACGACCATGTGCTCGGCGAGCACGCCGGCATCACGGCTGCCTATGCGCGCGCGATTGCAAACAGAAGCTATGACTGCGTTGAGCGCAGGCGTGGGCCCGACCAGCCCGCCACGTTCGAGCGTGCCTATGCCATGCTCGACGATTGGGAGTTCTTCGCGGAGACCTCGGAGGCGCTCTTCGGCCGCAACGACTTCTATCCCTTCACACGTGAAGACCTGGGCAAGCACGACCCGGGCATGCTCGCGCTGCTCCAGCAGGTGTGGCAGCTGCCCACGCCCACGACACCCACCCCGCCCACGACACCCATCCCGCCGCCGGTGTCCGCCGCCTTCGATGCCCGCTGCTACTACCGGTTGACGACCCTGTGGCAGGGCGAGGGCATGTCGCTGGACATTCTCTATGACAGCAAGGCCAACAACGTGCCCATCCTCGCCAGGACGGGCAAGTACACGGGGCAGATGTGGAAGCTGACTCCGGAGGCCAACGGCTTCTACCGACTGACGACCCAGTGGCGTGGGACCAGCCTGTCGCTGGCCAACACCGCCGGCAATCGCCCCCTCCTCGTCAAATCGGCGGCTGTTCCGGAGCAGCGATGGAAGCTGATTCCGGAGCCCAACGGCATCTACCGGCTGACGACCCAGGCGCAGGGCGATGCGCTGTCACTGGACATCGTCAATGACAGCAAGGCCAACAACATCCCCATCCTCGCCAAGACAGGCTGCAATGACTCGGGGCAGCTGTGGAAGGTGACCTCCGAGCGCCCTCCTGAAGAGGCGGAGGATTCGCCGTGA
- a CDS encoding pirin family protein, with product MLARPLQHPVREILYRTSGHPHGPITRLMSPGDLGELIKPFVFLDLFGFDGRYAPTPMDFGWHPHSGIATVTVMLEGSVRYAETTGKQGIMPAGSVEWMRAGGGVWHTGAPELGRVRGFQLWVALPPELENAANASHYVMPEDVPTEGPARVILGAYGGLQSPIAAPPMNYLSVSLKAGERWTYHPPQGHTVAWVAVHEGVLRAPSPIPSGELAIFEPSERSIDFVAEGATVFVLGSAAKHPHDLVLGNYSVHTSADALRQGEAEIRRIGHQLRANGTLRR from the coding sequence ATGTTGGCACGTCCGCTTCAGCACCCCGTCCGTGAGATCCTCTACCGCACGAGCGGGCACCCACACGGCCCCATCACCCGGCTGATGAGCCCCGGTGACCTCGGCGAGCTCATCAAGCCCTTCGTCTTCCTCGACCTCTTCGGCTTCGACGGCCGGTATGCGCCCACGCCCATGGACTTCGGGTGGCACCCGCACTCGGGCATCGCCACGGTGACGGTGATGCTCGAAGGCAGCGTCCGCTACGCCGAGACCACCGGGAAGCAAGGCATCATGCCGGCCGGAAGCGTCGAATGGATGCGCGCGGGCGGCGGAGTCTGGCACACCGGCGCTCCCGAGCTGGGGCGCGTCAGGGGGTTCCAGCTCTGGGTCGCCCTGCCGCCAGAGCTCGAGAACGCAGCCAACGCCAGTCACTACGTGATGCCGGAGGACGTGCCCACCGAGGGTCCGGCCCGCGTCATTCTCGGAGCGTATGGCGGACTGCAGAGCCCCATCGCCGCGCCCCCGATGAACTACCTGTCGGTCAGCCTGAAGGCAGGCGAGCGTTGGACCTACCACCCTCCCCAGGGACACACGGTGGCCTGGGTTGCCGTGCACGAAGGCGTGCTGCGTGCCCCCTCGCCCATCCCGAGCGGCGAGCTCGCAATCTTCGAGCCCTCGGAGAGGTCCATCGACTTCGTCGCCGAGGGCGCCACGGTCTTCGTGCTCGGCTCCGCGGCGAAGCATCCGCACGACCTCGTCCTCGGGAACTACTCGGTGCACACCAGCGCCGACGCCCTGCGCCAGGGGGAGGCGGAGATTCGCCGCATCGGCCATCAGCTCCGGGCGAACGGAACACTGAGGCGCTGA
- a CDS encoding ATP-binding protein, protein MILEMPAPAIIFWGDELVQLYNDGYAVIMGPRHPRFLGSPYRECWPDTYPVIHPWMRRVLEKGEVIQVEKTFFLLTRHGFNEEAYFTFDFSPLRDDQGAIAGILQPVFEVTDVVLGERRLETLRACAPRGDASEGAAMDARRALAGNAKDIPLALIFHWNKDAQRLELATTTGLDGLLEHDTAGLARITEVARQAAESGAPVMIDSVETLLGARHFGPWPEPTERALALPMRRAGTEDLRGVVVLGISPRLRFDDPYHRFFEDLARELATQLSLEQEKRAEREMFAREQAARAQAEAEVARRAQAESALRASEERLRMALEAGQLGVVELQYARGVLEWDDRALQLVGLPPGRMPTGPEAIARVHPGDVDKARAIIEQALRPGAGAARLECRVRGWDDVERSILAMVKTHFDSRGQPDRVVGTVQDVTEQRKAELERERLATIVEQSTDFIGVGDTEGRVQWVNEAGRRLLGLERHEDVTRYQLRDFFLPEDRPFVASHIAPTLLNGGRWESEFRFRHFQTGEAILAHYNTFALMEQGTQRQTGIATVSRDIREQKRMEAEREGLLARERAAREEAEDANRLKDEFLATVSHELRTPLTAVLGWVQLLRTGTLPQDKRERALATVERNARSQGQLIEDLLDVSRIMTGKLRLEVSSVDVSHVVEAALESLRPAAEAKGIRIQAALDSAGTIMGDASRLQQVVWNLLSNAVKFTPKGGRVQVLVERRDSSVEVSVADTGQGISAQFLPHVFERFRQADGSTTRKAGGLGLGLAIVRHLVELHGGTVSAASAGEGQGATFVVILPQAVAMRREMLVPPALRGPLHAQQSPCPPQLAGLRLLIVDDEEDTRELLRSLLETCGGLVTTASSSEEALSVLRRGAFDVLVSDIGMPEEDGYRFIARVRALPAAQGGDISAVALTAYTRMEDRTRALLAGFNTHVPKPIEPVELLAVIASLATRRGSTRA, encoded by the coding sequence ATGATCCTGGAGATGCCGGCCCCGGCCATCATCTTCTGGGGTGACGAGCTGGTGCAGCTCTACAACGACGGCTACGCGGTCATCATGGGCCCGCGTCACCCGCGCTTCCTGGGCTCCCCCTACCGCGAGTGCTGGCCGGACACCTATCCGGTCATCCACCCCTGGATGCGCAGGGTCCTGGAGAAGGGGGAGGTCATCCAGGTGGAGAAGACCTTCTTCCTCCTCACCCGGCATGGCTTCAACGAGGAGGCCTACTTCACCTTCGACTTCAGCCCGCTGCGCGACGACCAGGGGGCCATCGCGGGAATCCTCCAGCCCGTCTTCGAAGTCACGGACGTCGTGCTGGGCGAGCGGCGCCTGGAAACGCTCCGCGCGTGCGCGCCCAGGGGCGACGCATCGGAAGGCGCGGCGATGGATGCCAGGCGCGCCCTCGCCGGCAACGCGAAGGACATTCCCCTCGCGCTCATCTTCCACTGGAACAAGGACGCACAACGGCTGGAGCTCGCGACGACCACGGGCCTCGACGGGCTCCTGGAGCACGACACGGCGGGCCTCGCCCGAATCACGGAGGTCGCCCGCCAGGCCGCGGAGTCGGGCGCGCCGGTGATGATCGACTCGGTGGAGACGCTCCTCGGGGCCCGCCATTTCGGCCCCTGGCCGGAGCCCACCGAGCGCGCGCTCGCCCTGCCCATGCGGCGCGCGGGCACGGAGGACCTCCGGGGCGTGGTCGTCCTCGGCATCAGCCCCCGGCTGCGGTTCGACGACCCCTACCATCGGTTCTTCGAGGACCTGGCCCGCGAGCTGGCCACGCAGCTGTCCTTGGAACAGGAGAAGCGCGCCGAGCGCGAGATGTTCGCGCGCGAGCAGGCCGCTCGCGCCCAGGCAGAGGCGGAGGTGGCCCGGCGCGCCCAGGCGGAGTCCGCCCTCCGGGCGAGCGAGGAGCGGCTGCGGATGGCACTCGAGGCCGGGCAGCTCGGCGTCGTCGAGCTTCAGTACGCGCGAGGCGTGCTCGAGTGGGACGACCGGGCGCTCCAGCTCGTTGGCCTGCCACCGGGCCGGATGCCCACGGGCCCGGAGGCCATCGCCCGCGTCCATCCCGGGGATGTGGACAAGGCGCGGGCCATCATCGAGCAGGCGCTGCGCCCGGGCGCGGGGGCGGCACGACTGGAGTGCCGGGTGCGGGGCTGGGACGACGTCGAGCGCTCCATCCTGGCCATGGTGAAGACGCATTTCGACTCGCGGGGGCAGCCGGACCGCGTCGTCGGCACCGTGCAGGACGTGACGGAGCAGCGGAAGGCGGAGCTGGAGCGTGAGCGCCTGGCGACCATCGTCGAGCAGTCCACCGACTTCATCGGCGTGGGCGACACGGAAGGCCGGGTGCAGTGGGTGAACGAGGCGGGGCGGCGGCTGCTGGGCCTGGAGCGCCATGAGGACGTGACCCGGTACCAGCTGCGCGACTTCTTCCTGCCAGAGGACCGGCCGTTCGTCGCGAGCCACATCGCGCCCACGCTCCTCAATGGCGGCCGGTGGGAGAGCGAGTTCCGCTTCCGGCACTTCCAGACGGGAGAGGCCATTCTCGCGCATTACAACACCTTCGCGCTCATGGAGCAGGGCACGCAGCGCCAGACGGGCATCGCCACCGTCAGCCGGGACATCCGCGAGCAGAAGCGGATGGAGGCGGAGCGGGAGGGACTGCTCGCGCGCGAGCGCGCGGCGCGAGAGGAGGCGGAGGACGCCAACCGGCTCAAGGACGAGTTCCTCGCCACCGTCTCACACGAGCTGCGCACCCCGCTGACCGCGGTGCTGGGCTGGGTGCAGCTGCTGCGGACGGGAACGCTCCCGCAGGACAAGCGGGAGCGGGCGCTCGCCACCGTGGAGCGCAACGCGCGCTCCCAGGGGCAGCTCATCGAGGACCTGCTCGACGTGAGCCGCATCATGACGGGCAAGCTGAGGCTGGAGGTGTCGTCCGTCGACGTGAGTCACGTGGTCGAGGCCGCGCTCGAGTCGCTGCGGCCCGCCGCCGAGGCGAAGGGCATCCGCATCCAGGCCGCGCTCGACTCCGCCGGAACCATCATGGGCGACGCGAGCCGGCTGCAGCAGGTGGTGTGGAACCTGCTCTCCAACGCCGTGAAGTTCACCCCCAAGGGAGGCCGCGTCCAGGTGCTGGTGGAGCGGCGCGATTCGTCGGTGGAGGTCTCCGTCGCGGACACGGGTCAGGGCATCTCCGCGCAGTTCCTGCCGCACGTCTTCGAGCGCTTCCGCCAGGCCGACGGCAGCACCACGCGCAAGGCGGGTGGGCTCGGGCTGGGGCTGGCCATCGTCCGGCACCTCGTGGAGCTGCACGGGGGCACCGTGTCCGCCGCGAGCGCGGGCGAGGGCCAGGGCGCCACCTTCGTCGTCATCCTTCCCCAGGCCGTGGCCATGCGGCGGGAGATGCTGGTGCCGCCCGCCCTGCGCGGCCCGCTGCATGCGCAGCAGAGCCCCTGCCCTCCGCAGCTCGCCGGGCTCCGGCTGCTCATCGTCGACGACGAGGAGGACACGCGGGAGCTGCTGCGCAGCCTCCTGGAGACCTGCGGAGGCCTCGTCACCACGGCGAGCTCGTCGGAGGAGGCCCTGTCCGTGCTGCGGCGGGGAGCGTTCGACGTGCTCGTCTCCGACATCGGCATGCCCGAGGAGGACGGCTATCGCTTCATCGCGAGGGTGCGCGCCCTACCGGCCGCACAGGGCGGTGACATCTCCGCGGTCGCCCTCACGGCCTACACCCGCATGGAGGACAGGACGCGCGCGCTGCTGGCCGGGTTCAACACCCACGTGCCCAAACCCATCGAGCCCGTGGAGCTGCTGGCCGTCATCGCGTCACTGGCGACCCGGAGGGGGTCCACCCGCGCCTGA
- a CDS encoding glutathione S-transferase family protein translates to MLKVYGFSRVNKMARGKTRDLRVLWALEEMGLPYEIVGMDHPRHDLDTPAYRALNPFGQIPVIDDDGVVVTESGAILLYLARKSGKLMPRDLAGEAQVLRWCVAALNTIEVPILTAWFVDLYGGKGTKGSDALHQWGDMRLKQLDGWLAGREFVATEEFTVADILMTHVLGAGTDESVVKDHPNVLAFQKRCIARPAWKKTFDAYCDRVEAA, encoded by the coding sequence ATGCTCAAGGTCTACGGCTTCTCCCGAGTGAACAAGATGGCCCGCGGCAAGACCCGCGACCTGCGCGTGCTGTGGGCGCTGGAGGAGATGGGGCTGCCGTACGAGATCGTGGGGATGGATCATCCGCGGCACGACCTCGATACGCCCGCGTATCGCGCGCTCAATCCGTTCGGACAGATTCCGGTGATCGACGACGACGGCGTGGTCGTCACCGAGTCGGGCGCGATCCTGCTCTACCTCGCTCGCAAGAGCGGCAAGCTGATGCCGCGCGACCTCGCCGGCGAAGCGCAGGTGCTGCGCTGGTGCGTCGCGGCGCTGAACACGATCGAAGTCCCGATCCTGACCGCGTGGTTCGTCGACCTGTACGGCGGCAAGGGCACCAAGGGAAGCGATGCGCTTCACCAGTGGGGGGACATGCGCCTGAAGCAGCTCGACGGCTGGCTCGCGGGCAGAGAGTTCGTCGCGACCGAAGAGTTCACCGTCGCGGACATCTTGATGACGCATGTGCTGGGCGCCGGCACCGACGAGAGTGTCGTCAAGGACCATCCAAACGTGCTCGCCTTCCAGAAGCGCTGCATCGCGCGCCCGGCCTGGAAGAAGACGTTCGACGCCTACTGCGACCGCGTCGAAGCGGCCTGA
- a CDS encoding MarR family winged helix-turn-helix transcriptional regulator: MKSATPKKGAADVSGTHLWLVMMKAHRTLERLAIHSIESSEVGLSDFAVLEMLLHKGAQPVNEIGRRVGLTSGAITTAVDRLAARGLVAREAHPSDRRARIVRLTAAGEAQAAEVFSAHKAAMDLAASGLSKTERATLIQLLKKLGISAGNPAPRHSEADHVGTSASAPRP, encoded by the coding sequence ATGAAGAGCGCCACGCCGAAGAAGGGAGCCGCTGACGTCTCGGGCACGCACCTGTGGCTCGTGATGATGAAGGCGCATCGGACGCTCGAGCGCCTGGCCATCCACAGCATCGAGTCGTCCGAGGTGGGGCTCTCCGACTTCGCGGTCCTGGAGATGCTCCTCCACAAGGGAGCCCAGCCCGTCAACGAGATCGGCCGGCGGGTCGGACTCACCAGCGGGGCGATCACCACGGCCGTGGACCGGCTGGCGGCTCGCGGCCTGGTCGCGCGCGAGGCCCACCCGAGCGACAGGCGGGCGCGCATCGTCCGGCTGACAGCAGCGGGCGAAGCGCAGGCGGCCGAGGTCTTCTCCGCTCACAAGGCCGCGATGGACCTGGCCGCGAGCGGGCTCTCGAAGACCGAGCGCGCGACGCTCATCCAGTTGCTCAAGAAGCTCGGCATCTCCGCCGGAAACCCAGCACCCCGGCATTCGGAGGCAGACCATGTTGGCACGTCCGCTTCAGCACCCCGTCCGTGA
- the rdgC gene encoding recombination-associated protein RdgC yields the protein MPVLRGAVTFSRFRAEPAKEAPSDIKRWLTRGLKAHAFEPIDRKSEEERAAGFVELENADSIDFPTSRLFYGEYALFAFRIDSIKVPAAAMKAELTKWAAAFEKENDRPPSRGEKTQFKGEIRQMLRNRATPRTAVLDVSWNLKTQQVQIWAASRKTVDEIMVALESALSVKFTGMTPADHARTEGLDEASLGPTAELIGMDLPATAVEEVSHGGA from the coding sequence ATGCCTGTCCTTCGTGGTGCCGTCACCTTCTCGCGCTTCCGGGCTGAACCGGCGAAGGAAGCGCCCTCTGATATCAAGCGCTGGCTCACGCGCGGCCTCAAGGCGCACGCGTTCGAGCCCATCGACCGCAAGTCCGAAGAGGAGCGCGCGGCCGGCTTCGTGGAGCTGGAGAACGCCGACTCCATCGACTTCCCCACCAGCCGCCTCTTCTATGGCGAGTACGCGCTGTTCGCCTTCCGCATCGACTCCATCAAGGTGCCCGCCGCGGCCATGAAGGCCGAGCTGACGAAGTGGGCCGCCGCCTTCGAGAAGGAGAACGACCGTCCGCCCAGCCGTGGCGAGAAGACGCAGTTCAAGGGCGAAATCCGGCAGATGCTGCGCAACCGCGCCACGCCGCGCACCGCCGTGCTGGACGTGAGCTGGAACCTGAAGACGCAGCAGGTGCAGATCTGGGCCGCGTCGCGCAAGACGGTGGACGAAATCATGGTGGCGCTGGAGAGCGCGCTGAGCGTGAAGTTCACCGGCATGACGCCGGCGGACCACGCGCGGACCGAGGGGCTCGACGAGGCGTCGCTGGGGCCCACGGCGGAGCTGATTGGCATGGACCTGCCGGCGACGGCGGTGGAGGAGGTGTCCCATGGCGGGGCGTGA
- a CDS encoding S41 family peptidase: MLFPTLVIGLSLTATNPWAQMAEQDLKAMRQAILENHPGPVDPLNPSFKQWLDGGYRQALTRARQARSFGGYDFAIRYYAAGFRDGHLRAGAYVAPLRASWPGFILSLRQGRYVVASVDDKDPAQDTLPAVGSELLDCDGRAAQKMLEQDVLPFAAGADIESLRMKITPSLLQDVGNPEVKPPSQCRVKTGTEVRTVALRYRPIPTEEHEKKLQAAAFGPTPSFGTHTFGKAGVWVSIPTFGPREGSADFEAMRSLAEQAGSWRSAEVLVFDVRGNTGGNSAWGKQLAQGLFGEELVKARSEDDPKARAVYVDWRASADNVRYLGEMTAQLGRQFGKDSREEKWAGAVTQGLTEARRRGQPLWSEKEEASSTPPATEPANPVRTRVYLLTDGRCGSACLDFADLMLSLPGVTHVGLPTSADSVYMEVRVVDLPSGTTRIIVPIKVYRNRPRGHNEPYVPARRFDGDIGDTAAVEHWLLEQDAARASAN, encoded by the coding sequence GCTCACCGCCACCAACCCCTGGGCGCAGATGGCGGAGCAGGACCTGAAGGCCATGCGCCAGGCCATCCTGGAGAACCACCCGGGGCCGGTGGACCCGCTCAACCCGTCCTTCAAGCAGTGGCTGGACGGAGGCTATCGGCAGGCGCTCACCCGCGCCCGGCAGGCCCGCTCCTTCGGTGGCTATGACTTCGCCATCCGCTACTACGCCGCGGGCTTCCGGGACGGCCACCTGCGTGCGGGCGCCTATGTCGCGCCTCTCCGCGCGTCCTGGCCCGGGTTCATCCTCTCGCTGCGACAGGGCCGGTATGTCGTCGCCAGCGTGGACGACAAGGACCCGGCGCAGGACACGCTGCCCGCCGTGGGCAGCGAGCTGCTCGACTGCGACGGCCGGGCCGCGCAGAAGATGCTGGAGCAGGACGTGCTGCCCTTCGCCGCTGGCGCGGACATCGAGTCGCTGCGGATGAAGATCACCCCCAGCCTGCTGCAGGACGTGGGCAACCCCGAGGTGAAGCCGCCGTCACAGTGCCGCGTGAAGACGGGCACCGAGGTGCGCACGGTGGCGCTGCGCTACCGGCCCATTCCCACGGAGGAGCACGAGAAGAAGCTGCAGGCCGCGGCGTTCGGCCCGACGCCTTCCTTCGGCACGCACACGTTTGGCAAGGCAGGCGTCTGGGTCTCCATCCCCACCTTCGGTCCGCGCGAGGGCTCCGCCGACTTCGAGGCCATGCGCTCGCTGGCGGAGCAGGCCGGCTCCTGGCGGAGCGCGGAGGTGCTGGTGTTCGACGTGCGCGGCAACACCGGCGGCAACTCGGCGTGGGGCAAGCAGCTGGCGCAGGGGCTCTTCGGGGAGGAGCTGGTCAAGGCGCGCTCCGAGGACGACCCGAAGGCCCGCGCCGTCTACGTGGACTGGCGGGCCTCGGCGGACAACGTGCGCTACCTCGGGGAGATGACCGCGCAGCTCGGGCGTCAGTTCGGCAAGGACAGCCGCGAGGAGAAGTGGGCAGGCGCTGTCACCCAGGGCCTCACCGAGGCGCGCCGCCGGGGTCAGCCCCTCTGGAGTGAGAAGGAAGAAGCCTCCTCCACCCCGCCCGCCACGGAGCCCGCCAATCCCGTGCGCACGCGCGTGTATCTGCTCACGGACGGCCGCTGCGGCAGCGCGTGCCTGGACTTCGCCGACCTGATGTTGAGCCTGCCCGGCGTCACGCATGTGGGCCTGCCCACCTCCGCGGACTCCGTCTACATGGAGGTCCGCGTGGTGGACCTTCCGTCGGGCACGACGCGAATCATCGTCCCCATCAAGGTCTACCGGAATCGTCCGCGCGGCCACAACGAGCCGTATGTCCCGGCGCGCCGCTTCGACGGCGACATCGGTGACACGGCCGCCGTGGAGCACTGGCTGCTGGAGCAGGACGCCGCGCGGGCCTCCGCGAACTGA
- a CDS encoding esterase/lipase family protein has translation MATRHRVYLVPGFFGFTQMGDAEAERIAYFQHVPALLQRRFKARNLDAEVHALASSPTSGLEARARAVLQEMAKTETEDGAQIHLVGHSTGGLDARGVVSLRMAPEAPAFVKRVRTVLTISTPHHGTPLASFFHQGDVGKTLLRYLWLFTFLALHRKAMPLRTAVLQALYRLVRMGEQAGIPPNLFNEIARLLADLSENEREGLLRYFDQIGENQELIHDLTPARVRIFNQDTPDREGVRYGSIITGAPPPSLLRRLSPRLLFPPDSLIYGIFSFLYRMSAPLSPELEIPERTEEQTRALREAFGRKFEAWSDGIVPSRSQVWGQLLHVVASDHLDVMGHFDQPEQYISWLKSGSHFQEPQFHEVWERVLDFTVGATRV, from the coding sequence ATGGCCACAAGGCACCGCGTCTACCTTGTCCCCGGCTTCTTCGGCTTCACCCAGATGGGTGACGCGGAAGCGGAGCGAATCGCCTACTTCCAGCACGTCCCCGCGTTGCTCCAGCGGCGGTTCAAGGCTCGCAATCTCGACGCGGAGGTCCATGCCCTGGCCTCGTCCCCCACCTCCGGGCTCGAAGCGCGTGCCCGCGCCGTGCTCCAGGAGATGGCGAAGACGGAGACGGAGGACGGCGCGCAAATCCACCTCGTGGGGCACTCCACGGGCGGGCTGGATGCGAGAGGTGTCGTCTCACTCCGCATGGCCCCGGAGGCGCCCGCCTTCGTGAAGCGAGTGCGCACGGTGCTGACGATTTCCACCCCGCATCACGGCACACCGTTGGCGAGCTTCTTCCACCAGGGCGACGTGGGAAAGACGCTGCTGCGCTACCTGTGGCTCTTCACCTTCCTCGCCCTGCACCGCAAGGCCATGCCCCTCAGGACCGCCGTGCTCCAGGCGCTGTACCGGCTCGTCCGGATGGGCGAGCAGGCCGGCATCCCCCCGAACCTCTTCAATGAGATTGCCAGACTGCTGGCGGACCTCTCCGAGAACGAGCGCGAAGGGCTCCTGCGGTACTTCGACCAGATTGGAGAGAACCAGGAACTGATCCACGACCTCACGCCGGCCAGGGTGCGGATATTCAACCAGGACACGCCAGACAGGGAGGGCGTTCGCTACGGCTCCATCATCACGGGGGCACCGCCGCCCAGCCTGTTGCGCCGGCTGTCTCCCCGCCTGTTGTTCCCTCCCGACTCGCTCATCTACGGCATCTTCTCCTTCCTGTATCGAATGAGCGCCCCGCTCTCTCCAGAGCTCGAGATTCCCGAGCGCACGGAGGAGCAGACCCGGGCGCTCCGCGAGGCGTTCGGCAGGAAGTTCGAGGCCTGGAGCGACGGCATCGTCCCGAGCCGCTCGCAGGTCTGGGGCCAGCTCCTCCACGTCGTGGCCTCCGACCATCTCGACGTGATGGGCCACTTCGACCAGCCCGAGCAGTACATCAGCTGGCTCAAGTCCGGCTCCCACTTCCAGGAGCCGCAGTTCCACGAAGTGTGGGAGCGGGTGCTCGACTTCACGGTGGGCGCGACACGCGTCTGA